One region of Roseovarius faecimaris genomic DNA includes:
- a CDS encoding nitrite reductase, which yields MIRNIIFTSAAAALCALAGQLAAAEPEPEVLFATHCAVCHGDDRLGALGPALIPEALKRLKGDKLQAVIAQGRDATQMPGFADQLNAEEIAVLAAYLHEPLPDIPTWDKARIESTLVLNEDYAEPAGPEHGADPLNLTIVVETGDHHISILDGDKMEVMQRLETPLAVHGGPKFSPDGRFVFIMSRDGWVQKVDLWNMAEVGRVRAGVNSRNIAMSADGKWLAVANYLPMTLTILSTDDLSVAEVKEIVGKNGQPSRVSAVYQAPPRESFVLALKDVPEIWEVFYGEDPPFYGFVHDYRDEGVLGYDEPFPVRQITLKDIMDDFFFSQDYEYVMGASRDGMGGHVVDLVIGHTIAALDLPGMPHLGSGITWERDGRTVMATPHLRDSLLSVIDMKSWETVAQVATDGPGFFLRSHENTPYLWADVFFGPNRDVMHVIDKQSLEIVKSLRPAEGKTVAHVEFDRYGKYALVSIWEQDGAVIVYDAATLEEIKRLPMVKPSGKYNVFNKITFSAGTSH from the coding sequence ATGATCCGGAACATCATTTTTACTAGCGCGGCGGCGGCTCTCTGCGCCCTTGCGGGGCAGCTCGCGGCGGCGGAGCCAGAGCCGGAGGTGCTCTTTGCAACCCATTGCGCGGTCTGTCATGGCGATGACCGGCTGGGCGCGCTGGGGCCTGCACTGATCCCCGAGGCGTTGAAGAGGCTGAAGGGCGACAAGCTGCAGGCGGTGATCGCGCAGGGGCGGGATGCCACCCAGATGCCGGGCTTTGCCGATCAGCTCAATGCCGAGGAAATCGCCGTTCTCGCGGCCTATCTGCATGAGCCGCTGCCGGACATACCCACCTGGGACAAGGCCAGGATCGAAAGCACGCTGGTGCTGAACGAGGATTATGCCGAACCCGCTGGTCCGGAGCATGGGGCGGACCCGCTGAACCTCACGATCGTGGTGGAGACGGGCGATCATCACATTTCGATCCTCGATGGCGACAAGATGGAGGTCATGCAACGGCTGGAGACGCCTCTGGCGGTGCATGGCGGCCCGAAGTTTTCGCCCGACGGGCGGTTCGTCTTTATCATGTCGCGCGATGGCTGGGTGCAGAAGGTGGATTTGTGGAACATGGCCGAAGTGGGCCGCGTCCGCGCGGGGGTCAACTCCCGCAATATCGCGATGAGTGCGGATGGCAAATGGCTGGCCGTGGCCAATTACCTGCCGATGACGCTGACGATCCTGTCGACCGACGATCTGAGCGTGGCGGAGGTGAAGGAGATTGTCGGCAAGAATGGCCAGCCAAGCCGGGTATCTGCCGTCTATCAGGCGCCGCCGCGCGAAAGCTTTGTTCTGGCGCTGAAGGACGTGCCCGAAATCTGGGAGGTTTTCTATGGCGAGGACCCGCCGTTCTATGGCTTCGTGCATGATTATCGCGATGAAGGCGTCCTTGGATATGACGAGCCGTTCCCGGTACGGCAGATCACGCTCAAGGACATCATGGACGACTTCTTCTTCTCGCAGGATTACGAATATGTCATGGGCGCGTCGCGCGACGGGATGGGCGGGCATGTCGTCGATCTGGTGATCGGTCACACGATTGCGGCGCTCGATCTGCCGGGCATGCCGCATCTGGGCTCGGGTATCACCTGGGAACGCGACGGCCGCACGGTGATGGCCACGCCGCATTTACGGGACAGCCTGTTGTCGGTGATTGACATGAAAAGCTGGGAAACGGTGGCGCAGGTCGCGACCGACGGGCCCGGTTTCTTCTTGAGAAGTCACGAGAACACGCCATATCTGTGGGCAGATGTCTTCTTTGGCCCCAATCGCGACGTGATGCATGTGATCGACAAGCAGAGCCTCGAGATCGTCAAATCCCTGCGTCCGGCAGAGGGCAAGACGGTGGCGCATGTGGAGTTTGACCGCTATGGCAAATATGCTCTGGTCAGCATCTGGGAGCAGGATGGCGCGGTGATTGTCTATGACGCGGCCACGCTGGAAGAGATCAAGCGCCTGCCGATGGTGAAACCTTCAGGGAAATACAATGTCTTCAACAAGATCACCTTCTCCGCCGGGACCAGCCACTGA
- a CDS encoding sirohydrochlorin chelatase has protein sequence MRELAARVAEVSGAEVRGATLAAEGALEAAVEGLSHPLVFPHFMADGWFVATNMQKRLAKAGLAEWTTLTPLGLLSDLSALALEHLRRAMQESGLPVGETTLIVAAHGSPSNRRPAEVTERFAAQLRAAPDFAAVRTGYVDEEPSIEDAASVEGPALVLPFFAAEAGHVLMDLPEGLEAAGFDGLVLPPIGTWEEIPRLIAAHLRERAAA, from the coding sequence GTGCGGGAACTGGCCGCGCGCGTGGCTGAGGTGTCGGGTGCCGAAGTGCGCGGTGCGACGCTGGCCGCAGAAGGCGCCCTGGAGGCGGCGGTGGAAGGGCTCTCGCATCCGCTGGTCTTTCCGCATTTCATGGCCGATGGCTGGTTCGTGGCGACCAATATGCAAAAGCGGCTGGCGAAGGCGGGGCTGGCGGAGTGGACGACACTGACCCCACTGGGCCTGCTGTCCGATTTGTCGGCTCTGGCGCTGGAGCATCTGCGCCGTGCGATGCAGGAGAGTGGGCTGCCGGTGGGAGAGACGACACTGATCGTGGCCGCCCACGGCTCTCCGTCCAACCGGCGCCCGGCGGAGGTCACGGAACGCTTTGCCGCGCAGCTTCGCGCAGCGCCGGATTTTGCCGCAGTGCGGACAGGGTATGTGGATGAAGAGCCCAGCATCGAGGACGCCGCATCGGTGGAGGGCCCGGCGCTGGTGCTGCCGTTCTTTGCCGCCGAGGCCGGGCATGTGCTAATGGATTTGCCAGAAGGGCTGGAGGCGGCCGGGTTTGACGGGCTTGTGCTGCCCCCGATCGGCACCTGGGAGGAAATCCCGCGACTGATTGCCGCGCATCTGCGCGAGAGAGCCGCGGCATGA
- the hemA gene encoding 5-aminolevulinate synthase, which yields MDYQGFFEETLADLRDEGNYRVFAELERPVNDAPRAIQHVNGSTRPVTVWCSNDYLGMGKSQLVRDTIARTVLEDGAGAGGTRNISGTAHLHVELERTLAELHGKEAALLFTSGYVSNWASLSTLGAKLPDCTILSDAKNHASMIEGIRHSKARKVIWEHNNPEDLDRKLAALPKDGAKIVAFESVYSMDGDICPMAEILDVAEAHGAMTYLDEVHAVGLYGPRGGGIAEREGLADRVTVIEGTLAKAFGVMGGYVAASAALCDFIRSFASGFIFTTALPPALAAGANASIRHLMRSDMERMRQRRNVALLRELLDRQRIPHMQNPSHIVPVMVGDPFKAKFLSDTLLESYGIYVQPINYPTVAKGTERLRITPSPLHTDADIHHLAGALSELWSQCALSRAVA from the coding sequence ATGGACTATCAGGGATTTTTCGAGGAGACCTTGGCCGATCTTCGCGATGAGGGAAATTATCGCGTCTTCGCCGAGCTTGAGCGGCCCGTGAACGACGCCCCCCGCGCCATCCAGCATGTGAACGGCTCAACGCGCCCGGTCACGGTGTGGTGCTCCAATGATTACCTGGGCATGGGCAAAAGCCAGCTTGTGCGTGACACGATCGCCCGCACTGTTCTGGAAGACGGGGCCGGGGCCGGGGGCACGCGCAATATTTCCGGCACGGCGCATCTGCATGTGGAACTGGAGCGCACGCTGGCCGAGCTGCATGGCAAGGAGGCGGCCCTGCTCTTTACCTCGGGCTATGTCTCCAACTGGGCGAGCCTGAGCACGCTGGGGGCCAAGCTGCCCGATTGCACCATCCTGTCGGATGCCAAGAACCATGCGTCGATGATCGAAGGCATCCGCCACTCAAAAGCGCGCAAGGTGATCTGGGAGCATAACAACCCCGAGGATCTGGACCGCAAGCTGGCCGCCCTGCCGAAGGACGGCGCCAAGATCGTTGCGTTCGAATCCGTCTATTCGATGGATGGCGACATCTGCCCGATGGCCGAGATTCTGGACGTGGCCGAGGCGCATGGCGCGATGACCTATCTCGATGAGGTGCATGCCGTTGGGCTTTACGGGCCGCGCGGCGGCGGGATTGCCGAGCGTGAAGGTCTGGCGGACCGCGTGACGGTGATCGAAGGCACGCTGGCCAAGGCCTTTGGCGTCATGGGGGGCTATGTGGCCGCCTCTGCGGCGCTCTGCGATTTCATCCGGTCCTTTGCGAGCGGGTTCATCTTTACCACCGCCTTACCACCCGCGCTGGCGGCGGGGGCCAATGCCTCGATCCGGCATCTGATGCGCTCGGACATGGAGCGGATGCGTCAGCGGCGCAACGTGGCCCTGCTGCGCGAGCTGCTCGACCGGCAGCGCATTCCGCATATGCAAAACCCCAGCCATATCGTGCCGGTGATGGTGGGCGACCCGTTCAAGGCGAAGTTCCTCAGCGACACGCTGCTGGAAAGCTACGGCATCTATGTGCAGCCGATCAATTATCCGACTGTTGCCAAGGGGACGGAGCGGCTGAGGATCACGCCGTCACCTCTGCATACGGATGCGGATATTCATCATCTGGCAGGGGCACTGAGCGAGCTGTGGTCGCAATGCGCGCTGAGCCGCGCGGTGGCGTAA
- a CDS encoding FAD:protein FMN transferase, whose protein sequence is MTLTRRRFLTMSAVAAGTALTGTATAAATSTWRGRALGAPASLRLAGLTGQEAAPVFAAVEAELARLEGIFSLYRADSALSRLNATGRLDAPPPELLEVLGLCDALHRATQGAFDPSVQPLFVAYAEALRRHTAPDPDHLAAAHARVGWEAVRFGKDQIILERAGAALTLNGIAQGYITDRIAALLRGAGLGNVLIDMGEISALGMNPETGLPWKAGIRGANGALVKRLSLTDRAMATSDPTGFLLSTDGRTGHIFHPRQGDTASGASLVSVSAPQAALADGLSTALCVLDRAHHAEAVRTFPGASLEFIA, encoded by the coding sequence ATGACCCTCACCCGCCGCCGGTTTCTCACCATGTCCGCCGTTGCCGCCGGTACTGCTCTGACCGGCACCGCGACGGCTGCCGCCACGTCCACATGGCGCGGGCGGGCGCTGGGCGCTCCGGCTTCGCTGCGGCTTGCCGGTCTGACCGGGCAAGAGGCCGCTCCGGTCTTTGCGGCCGTCGAGGCAGAGCTGGCCCGGCTGGAAGGCATCTTCAGCCTCTACCGCGCGGATTCTGCCCTGTCGCGGCTCAACGCCACAGGGCGGCTTGATGCGCCCCCGCCGGAGCTGCTGGAAGTGCTGGGCCTGTGCGACGCGCTCCATAGGGCCACGCAGGGGGCGTTCGATCCCTCCGTGCAACCGCTGTTTGTCGCCTATGCCGAGGCGCTGCGCCGCCACACAGCACCGGATCCGGACCATCTGGCCGCTGCCCATGCCCGTGTCGGCTGGGAGGCGGTGCGCTTTGGCAAGGACCAGATCATTCTTGAGCGCGCAGGCGCTGCGCTTACCCTCAACGGCATCGCGCAGGGCTATATAACTGACCGGATCGCCGCCCTTCTGCGCGGGGCCGGGCTTGGCAATGTCCTGATCGACATGGGCGAAATCTCGGCCCTGGGCATGAACCCCGAAACTGGCCTTCCCTGGAAGGCCGGGATACGTGGGGCGAATGGCGCGCTGGTCAAGCGGCTCAGCCTCACGGATCGGGCGATGGCCACCTCAGACCCGACCGGGTTCCTGCTCAGCACCGATGGACGGACCGGGCATATCTTTCACCCCCGTCAAGGCGATACGGCTTCAGGTGCATCGCTGGTCAGCGTCTCCGCCCCCCAGGCCGCGCTTGCCGACGGGCTGTCCACGGCGCTCTGCGTGCTCGACCGTGCGCATCACGCCGAGGCGGTCAGAACCTTCCCCGGCGCGTCGCTCGAATTTATCGCTTGA
- a CDS encoding nitrous oxide reductase accessory protein NosL, whose protein sequence is MRVLLLTCALLALAACKEEEVIRPLPVALTEDAVSHYCQMNVMEHGGPKAQIHLDGLPDPLFFGQVRDAVAFLKSPERDNRVLATYVSDMGAAESWLLPGTTNWIDADTAHFVIEAGVRGGMGAPEVVPFAEPGDAAAFVSEFGGRVVGLADIPDTEVTGPVDPDMTLQEPAS, encoded by the coding sequence ATGAGAGTGCTGCTGCTCACCTGCGCACTTCTCGCCCTTGCCGCCTGCAAGGAGGAAGAGGTCATTCGCCCCCTGCCCGTCGCCCTGACCGAAGACGCCGTCAGCCATTACTGCCAGATGAACGTGATGGAGCATGGCGGGCCCAAGGCGCAGATCCACCTTGATGGCCTGCCTGACCCGCTCTTTTTCGGGCAGGTCCGTGATGCGGTGGCCTTTCTCAAAAGTCCCGAGCGCGATAATCGCGTGCTCGCCACCTATGTCAGCGATATGGGGGCCGCCGAAAGCTGGCTGTTGCCCGGCACGACAAACTGGATTGACGCCGACACCGCGCATTTCGTGATCGAAGCCGGTGTGCGTGGCGGCATGGGTGCGCCCGAGGTGGTGCCCTTCGCCGAACCCGGCGATGCCGCGGCCTTTGTGTCCGAATTCGGGGGCCGCGTGGTCGGCCTTGCCGATATTCCCGACACCGAGGTGACCGGCCCCGTCGACCCCGATATGACTTTGCAGGAGCCCGCCTCATGA
- a CDS encoding ABC transporter permease has protein sequence MTRILAIARAEALVLRRNRWLLTIILIMVAFSLALSFAGSAPTGTLGVDMLTVSITSMTTLAVYLIPLLALLISFDSIAGEADRGALGLLLSYPASRGQILLGKALAHLMALTVACLAGFGLSGLLAAALDGVSTESVMALARLLATSVILGAVFIALGYLISALAGSSAAAAGMAAALWLFFVVLYDLALLAGVVLDGDGMFTLHIFPWVMTANPADAFRLWNFAGSDGVAIAAGMAGVADSLPAWAAPASLLFWPVFGFFAARFAFRRLEP, from the coding sequence ATGACCCGCATCCTCGCCATTGCCCGCGCCGAAGCGCTGGTGCTGCGCCGCAATCGCTGGCTGCTGACGATCATCCTGATCATGGTGGCCTTCTCGCTGGCGCTGTCCTTTGCGGGCAGTGCGCCCACCGGCACGCTTGGTGTGGATATGTTGACCGTGTCCATCACCTCCATGACCACGCTCGCGGTCTACCTGATCCCGCTTCTGGCGCTGCTTATCTCTTTTGACAGCATTGCCGGCGAGGCGGATCGCGGCGCGCTGGGCCTCCTGCTCTCCTACCCCGCCAGTCGGGGGCAGATCCTGCTGGGCAAGGCTCTGGCACATCTCATGGCGCTGACGGTGGCCTGTCTGGCCGGGTTCGGCCTGTCCGGGCTGCTCGCCGCGGCTCTGGACGGGGTCAGCACCGAAAGCGTCATGGCCCTGGCCCGCCTGCTCGCGACCTCCGTGATCCTTGGCGCTGTCTTCATTGCCCTGGGCTATCTCATCTCGGCCCTTGCGGGGTCTTCCGCCGCCGCCGCGGGCATGGCCGCCGCCCTCTGGCTGTTCTTCGTGGTGCTCTATGACCTTGCCCTTCTTGCGGGCGTTGTCCTTGATGGCGACGGCATGTTCACCCTCCACATCTTTCCCTGGGTGATGACAGCCAACCCCGCCGACGCGTTCCGGCTGTGGAATTTCGCAGGGTCCGACGGGGTGGCCATCGCGGCAGGCATGGCCGGCGTGGCCGACAGCCTGCCCGCCTGGGCCGCGCCTGCGTCGCTTCTGTTCTGGCCGGTGTTCGGCTTTTTCGCCGCCCGCTTCGCGTTCCGGAGGCTTGAGCCATGA
- a CDS encoding ABC transporter ATP-binding protein: MTVLRCENVTKLRGKTPVLSDVSITVPEGARIALLGHNGAGKSTLIKSILGLTRLSGGRIDICGHAPGSDAARAAVAYLPEAVAFQAALTGREVLRMFADLAGERGFDTGAVLDRVGLTEAADRRIKTYSKGMRQRLGLAQVLIGQPRLALLDEPTSGLDPVSRHDLYAIIGELAARGTAVLIASHALTEVEARTDRIAILRKGQLVADDTLANLAAAAGLRSTIHVRASGTQEADQIAAQTGGARINGSSVELVCTPHQKMDRLRQLSGFGADVTDIDITPPGLEELYRHYSKEEAQ; encoded by the coding sequence ATGACCGTGCTCCGCTGCGAGAACGTGACGAAACTCAGGGGCAAGACGCCTGTTCTGAGCGATGTCTCGATCACCGTGCCCGAAGGCGCGCGCATCGCCCTGCTGGGCCATAATGGCGCCGGCAAATCCACGCTGATCAAGTCCATCCTCGGCCTGACACGCCTGAGCGGCGGACGCATCGACATTTGCGGCCATGCCCCCGGTTCGGATGCCGCCCGCGCGGCGGTGGCCTATCTGCCCGAGGCGGTGGCGTTTCAGGCGGCCCTGACCGGTCGTGAGGTGCTGCGCATGTTCGCGGATCTTGCCGGGGAACGCGGGTTCGACACCGGCGCCGTGCTTGACCGCGTGGGCCTCACCGAGGCCGCCGACCGCCGGATCAAGACCTATTCCAAGGGCATGCGCCAGCGCCTCGGCCTTGCGCAGGTGCTGATCGGTCAGCCCCGCCTGGCGCTGCTGGACGAGCCCACAAGCGGGCTCGACCCGGTGTCGCGTCATGACCTTTACGCCATCATCGGAGAGCTTGCCGCGCGCGGCACCGCCGTGCTGATCGCCAGCCATGCCCTGACCGAGGTGGAGGCCCGCACCGACCGGATCGCCATCCTGCGCAAGGGGCAACTGGTGGCCGATGACACGCTCGCCAACCTCGCCGCCGCCGCGGGCCTGCGCTCGACCATCCATGTGCGCGCCTCGGGCACACAGGAGGCCGACCAGATCGCCGCCCAGACAGGCGGCGCGCGGATCAATGGCAGCTCGGTCGAGCTGGTCTGCACACCGCATCAGAAGATGGACCGCCTGCGCCAGCTCTCCGGTTTCGGCGCAGATGTAACCGATATCGACATCACCCCGCCGGGGCTGGAAGAGCTTTACCGGCATTATTCGAAGGAGGAGGCGCAATGA